From the genome of Helicobacter pylori:
CTCTCAAAACAACCAAAACCACAATAAAGGAGAAATTCATGGTAACACCCTTACAAAGTTTAAGACTGCCGATTGGCCACCCCTTAGTAGAGAAGCTGTGCGAGTTGTCTTTAAACAATAAAGCCGCATTCAATGAAAAAAGTGGAGTCAATTTCAAAGAAGAAGTGTCAAAAGAAGACAAAATCAAGTTTGAACAAGCGTTGCGGGTGCTTCATGCGATCGTCAATAATGAGACTTCTTTAAGGTATCTTTCTGATGAAAATCAAAAATTCATAGAGGATTTAGCGCAAGATAAAAAGATCACTAATGAGAAAATAGAAAAAACCTTAGAGATCGTTTCTGTTAGCGATGTGGATGTGGATTTTGAAAAATTTAAAGAATTGATGCTTAAGGTGGATAGTGTAGCGGTAGGCCTTAAGAGCTATAGCCAAAGCCAATTGCTTGATTTGGACGGAGGGCATTGGGATTTAAAGGTGCCTAGCGCGCCTAAAGAAAGCGTAACCTTTAGGTTTGATAATTTACCTAAAGACGAAAAAAAACAAAGAAATGAACTTCTATGCGCGCTCAAGTTTGAAGGATTTAAACAAGGGCGTTGTCGCTATTGACTTTGGGACTAAAAGCACGACCGCAAGCTATATGGATAAGAACGGAGATTACCGCTTGCTCTCTATTGGCGGGCTAGTAGATGATACGAGCCTGACAAAGTTTGAAAACCCCACGATCGTGGAGTTCAGACACAGAGAAGCCTTTCTTAACGCTTACAACGCGCTAGATCACCGCCCTTTCACAGAAAAGAACGATATAGAAGTGGCGCATGAAGCCCAAAAGAATGCTGCAGGCGTTAAAGGGAATGATTTGTATCGGTTTTTTTCTAAATTGAAGCAATGGGCTGGAGCGGATGAAAAACAGAATTTTAGGGATCTCATAGAGGATTTTTCTTTAGAAAGCTTCACTAATTGCACGGATTTTAACCCCATAGAAATCTACGCTTACTACATCGGTCGCTGCATTAATAACATGCATAATGGCGTGTTTTTGAAATACTTTTTATCCTACCCCATCAAGTATGAAAAGCATCAGGCTGAAAAAATCAGAGAGAGTTTTGAAAGAGGCTTGAAAAAATCCTTACCCCGGCATGTTTTTGACGATGAAAAAACGGATAAAACTTTCAAAGTGGAACTAAGAGCGAGCGAGCCTTGCGCGTATGCCATTAGCGCTTTAAAAAGCTATGGGTTTTTTAAATCAGAGAAGTTAGACAAGCCGGTTTATTACGGGGTGTTTGATTTTGGGGGCGGGACGACGGATTTTGACTTTGGCAAATGGGAAAAAAGCGCTAGCCCTAAATTCCTTTACAAAATGACGCATTTCAGCAGTGGAGGGGATAAATATTTAGGCGGTGAAAATTTATTGGAATTGCTGGCTTGGGAAGTGTATGCCAAAAATTTCCAAGAGCTGAAAGCAAAAGACATTGTCATCGCTAAGCCCAACTATGACAGGATCGATACGCAACGCTTTGGATCGTTTATGCAAAATTCTAGGGAAGCGCGCTTGAATTTGCAAACGATCGCTTCTACATTACGCCCTTTTTTAGAAAATTTAGACGCTGATATTATAGAAGCGATAGAAGAAAATGAAGAGTTTAGCATAGAGGGTTTTGAAAAGGATTTTAAAGCCATGCTGTTGGATAGGAATGGGGTAGAAACAGAATGCGATCTTAAAGTTGATTGCAAAGAGCTTTTAAATCTCTTAAAAGGCAAGATAGAGGAAGGCGTTGCCAACTTCTTTGCCGGATTTTCTAAAGTGATGGCTGAAAACATTGATGATGAGTGTCGGGCGTTTCACATTTTCTTAGGCGGGAATGCGAGCCGTTCGGTGTTAGTCAAACAAGCGTTTGAAAACGCCAAAGAAAAGCAGCTCAAAGATTACAAGCAAAAGATCTCTAAAGATGATTTCACATTCATCATTTATGAGCCGCTAGGCACAGAAAAATCAGACAAACAGATTTTAGAGCTTACAGGAGAAGATGTTTCTAACATGCTCGCTTATTTGAAGCCCACTTGCAAAACCGGGGTGGCTTTTGGGCTTTTAGAAAGCAGGGACAAGGCTAAAGGGATTGAAATGCCCTCCATAAGCGCCAATCCTGTGTTTAAATACGATTTAGGCATTGAGATAGAGGGGAAATTCCACGCTAAAATCCATAGGGGTTCTTTAAAGCCTAATGAATACCAGATTTTCCAAACTAAAGAGGAATGGGGAGGCTTTGATGGGTTAGAGATACGCTATAGCGATAAAGCCCTAGCCAACACCAACACTCTAAATATTCAAGATACGCAAATGGTTTCCATAGCGCTAGAAGAGCATGAAGAAGTGGATGTGAAGGTGTGTTGCGTGGATTCCCAAAGCATTAAAGTGGGGCTGTTTAAAGACGGCCAACTAATCTATGAAAGCGAGGTAGAAAAATTATGATGACTAAGAACGCTTATGCGTTTGTCGTAATTGAAAAAAGTATTATGGTGTTTAAATGCGCCAAAGACAAGGGGCTAATCCCTATCACTGAAAGCTTTGCACCTTTAAAAGAGGGTTTTTTGAGAAGTTTTAAAGAGCGTTGCAATCTGGAATTTTTAGAAAATTTAGATCTTTTGTTTTTGTATGACTACCAGTTTTCAAGCGAGGTTTTTTCCTTGTGTAAGGATTTGAAAAATTCCATTTGGGACAGGAAGCTTGTGGTAGCGCTAGTGGAGGCTTTGGAGGGTTTTAAGGGCTTGAATTTGTCTCTTAAAGTAGAAGATAGGCGTTCTAACAGCTTGGGTAATGGCATTCAAAAATTGCTCACCAACGCTGATCTAGGGAGCACCCATCAAACAATCGTGATAGACAGCATGAAAACATACCACCAAAGCCAGCAAGAAAAATACAAAAGAGAAAGAGGCGAAACGATAGAGATTCGCCCCACAACACCCCCTAGCTATGGGGGTGGGAGCATTAGAATCAGCGGCGATAAAAAGCCTGATTCTAATGAAGAAAATTTTTAAAAGAAAGGATAGCAGATGAGCAAAGTGCAAATGGATACCGAAGAGGTCAGGGAATTTGTAGGGCATTTAGAACGCTTTAGAGAGTTACTAAGAGAGGAAGTGAATAGCTTGAGCAACCATTTCCATAATTTAGAGTCATGGCAAGACGCTAGGAGGGATAAATTTAGCAAGGTGGTGGATAACTTGAAAGGCACTTTCAATGAATTTGATGAGGCCGCGCAAGAGCAAATCGCATGGCTTAAAGAGAGGATTAGGGTTTTAGAGCAAGATTATTAAGGGGTGGTTTATGGCTGAATGGAAAACGGACACAGAAGAAGTCAAAAAGGTTGTTGAAAAATGCAGGGAATTTAAAAGA
Proteins encoded in this window:
- a CDS encoding type VII secretion protein, giving the protein MSKVQMDTEEVREFVGHLERFRELLREEVNSLSNHFHNLESWQDARRDKFSKVVDNLKGTFNEFDEAAQEQIAWLKERIRVLEQDY